In one window of Coriobacteriia bacterium DNA:
- a CDS encoding DUF975 family protein produces the protein MDDIEIRPSAPKKHTTVRARKGRRGEHDMDSLNRADIKKTAKSALRAQTSTMVLAYLILTLITTTFVGLYEAIFSSSQPAVNPTAGMWLSSMVFNFVIVIIAGVLRIGFVKMSLAALRGEQQSTSDVFGVFKDFAHVAGLVFVTLVKIFLWSLLFIIPGIIAQYRYAMVYYIYLENPELTYDETLKLSSDMMRGHKFELFVFQLSFFLWVLLGIVTFGLAMLWVGPYMQIGEAEFYNRLKASAIPAPADDVHPEALSSEEPVVASNDSAE, from the coding sequence TTGGACGATATAGAGATACGACCGAGCGCACCGAAGAAGCACACGACCGTTCGCGCCCGCAAAGGGCGCAGAGGAGAACACGATATGGATTCGCTCAACAGGGCAGATATTAAGAAAACGGCGAAATCTGCGTTGCGTGCGCAGACGTCGACCATGGTGTTGGCGTATTTGATACTGACGCTCATCACTACGACGTTCGTTGGTTTGTACGAGGCAATTTTCAGCTCCTCGCAACCCGCTGTGAACCCGACGGCGGGAATGTGGTTGAGCAGCATGGTCTTTAATTTCGTGATCGTCATTATCGCCGGTGTCCTCCGGATAGGCTTTGTGAAGATGTCGCTTGCTGCGTTGAGAGGCGAGCAACAATCGACGTCGGATGTGTTCGGTGTATTTAAGGATTTCGCCCATGTAGCGGGACTCGTTTTTGTGACGTTGGTGAAGATTTTTCTCTGGTCTTTGCTGTTTATCATTCCCGGAATCATCGCGCAGTATCGCTATGCGATGGTCTACTACATTTACTTGGAGAATCCGGAATTGACCTACGATGAGACGCTGAAACTTTCGAGCGATATGATGCGCGGTCACAAATTCGAGTTGTTCGTTTTCCAGCTCAGCTTTTTCCTCTGGGTTCTACTCGGTATCGTGACGTTCGGTCTTGCCATGCTTTGGGTCGGGCCCTACATGCAGATCGGCGAGGCGGAGTTTTACAATCGCTTGAAAGCATCGGCGATACCGGCCCCGGCAGACGATGTGCATCCGGAGGCATTGTCGTCCGAGGAGCCCGTTGTCGCTTCGAACGACAGTGCCGAATAA
- a CDS encoding methylated-DNA--[protein]-cysteine S-methyltransferase, protein MSYTKIMKSPLGPLVISASEKGITCLDFFVGGDTELTQDSAEANCWKNSGTATEKYHVDRAISQLEEYFSGKRTEFDLDLDITTGTDFQQKVWQALTTIPYGETATYKEIAERIGNPKACRAVGGANNKNPIAIVVPCHRVIGSNGKLIGYAGGLSKKVALLEREQR, encoded by the coding sequence ATGTCTTACACGAAAATAATGAAATCCCCGCTCGGCCCGCTTGTTATCTCTGCAAGCGAAAAAGGGATTACCTGTCTTGATTTTTTTGTAGGTGGGGATACCGAGCTTACTCAAGATTCGGCTGAAGCAAACTGCTGGAAAAATAGCGGGACCGCCACTGAAAAATATCACGTAGATCGGGCGATCTCGCAGCTCGAAGAATATTTCTCCGGGAAGAGAACGGAGTTCGATCTCGATCTCGATATAACTACCGGCACCGATTTCCAGCAAAAAGTCTGGCAGGCACTCACGACCATCCCCTACGGCGAGACTGCAACCTATAAAGAAATCGCAGAGAGAATCGGGAACCCGAAGGCTTGTCGCGCCGTCGGAGGAGCCAACAACAAAAACCCCATCGCCATCGTCGTACCCTGTCACCGCGTAATCGGCAGCAATGGAAAATTGATCGGCTACGCCGGCGGTCTTTCGAAAAAGGTAGCGCTTCTCGAACGGGAGCAACGATAG
- a CDS encoding AAA family ATPase encodes MSEIIAIVTSDSRERSRLEFLAKQRGPGEVHFYSSGAELFEALNTKESRREGIAIVGNTVGDIAPLNLVDALRNEFTGMRVIAILANRDDGLVNKAMLAGASAAVEEGCREEDLNLAIERVSRSRLYVPETAGLARKRGEELGKRGNVVTFVGAKGGCGRSTIACLLAEQFSSDGVNVALVDFDLQFGDLGFLFNRIQGPTILEMMQGITATVSSVARYGRPIHENLTLFAPDPAPEKAELLNGLVRTCIAAIRREYDLVLVNTGAFWTLFHAEVLDVSDQAVCVCEQSIVSMRATVQLLGLCSKLGIPAKQFIFVANRMQSRGLSQNDIASGIDVEKVIPIANAPQEFSMIFEGGNIAEALELMLKRDDGIQVLYEHLAGKMGISVRNVENMRSAMHKNSRWLWK; translated from the coding sequence ATGAGCGAGATAATTGCGATTGTAACCTCCGATTCGCGGGAACGATCCCGCTTGGAATTTCTCGCGAAACAGAGAGGACCCGGTGAGGTCCACTTCTATTCGAGTGGTGCAGAACTTTTCGAAGCGCTCAACACCAAGGAAAGCCGCCGAGAGGGTATAGCGATTGTTGGAAATACGGTGGGTGACATCGCACCGCTCAATCTCGTCGATGCTCTCCGCAATGAATTCACCGGCATGCGAGTCATCGCCATTTTGGCAAACCGTGACGATGGGCTGGTGAATAAAGCGATGCTTGCGGGTGCAAGCGCTGCGGTTGAGGAAGGTTGTAGAGAAGAAGATCTCAACCTTGCGATTGAGAGAGTCTCTCGATCCCGACTGTATGTCCCCGAAACAGCAGGACTTGCTCGGAAACGAGGGGAGGAGCTCGGGAAGCGGGGAAACGTTGTGACTTTCGTCGGTGCAAAGGGTGGGTGCGGACGTTCGACCATTGCGTGCTTGTTGGCGGAGCAGTTTTCTTCCGATGGGGTGAACGTGGCTCTCGTCGATTTCGATTTGCAATTCGGCGATCTCGGCTTCTTATTCAATAGAATACAGGGCCCGACTATTCTGGAAATGATGCAAGGTATTACAGCGACTGTCTCTTCCGTCGCTCGGTATGGTCGACCGATTCATGAGAATCTCACCCTGTTCGCGCCTGATCCCGCTCCTGAAAAGGCAGAGCTTCTGAATGGACTTGTGCGTACATGCATCGCTGCCATCAGACGTGAATATGATCTCGTATTGGTGAACACGGGCGCATTTTGGACGCTATTTCATGCAGAAGTTCTAGATGTGAGCGATCAGGCCGTGTGTGTTTGTGAGCAGAGTATCGTTTCAATGCGCGCGACCGTTCAATTGCTGGGGCTTTGTTCAAAGCTCGGAATTCCTGCTAAGCAGTTCATTTTTGTGGCGAATAGAATGCAAAGCCGAGGATTATCGCAAAATGACATCGCATCCGGAATCGACGTCGAGAAAGTGATTCCCATCGCAAATGCTCCGCAAGAGTTCTCAATGATATTCGAAGGCGGCAATATTGCCGAGGCCTTGGAACTCATGCTCAAGCGAGATGACGGTATTCAGGTGCTTTATGAACATCTTGCCGGGAAAATGGGAATTTCGGTTAGGAATGTTGAGAACATGCGGTCGGCTATGCATAAAAACTCGAGGTGGTTATGGAAATGA
- a CDS encoding CpaF family protein: MEMNTLLGRIQHDDKPDLKNSLVDIVTNELYRIIPSQKIASLIVENPTGARKELEHILHEITVKPPCKIIDSARRGEVVGKVISAILGFGPIDDLLDDPSVTEIMVNGGKKIFFERDGRLYQSSFSFKNDQEVRTIIDRIISPLGRRIDERTPMVNARLPQGHRVHAVIPPLSLDGPILTIRKFRDEIFDFEELTRLGTMSPQLSQLLLWLVQARKNIAVTGGTGSGKTTLLNALSNAIDIHERIITIEDSAELKFERHPHVIRLESRPANLEGKGAVTIRELVINSLRMRPDRIVVGEVRGAEALEMLQAMNTGHDGSLTTLHANSADEAAGRLITMVGYGAQLPHTQILAQIASAFDVIVHQSRFADGVRRITEIALVKGVSEDACLLERICSYVQEGKTLEGKIQGHWDFSCNEKLMQEFIVKGIASDSEVDRWVSQL; the protein is encoded by the coding sequence ATGGAAATGAACACTTTGCTCGGGCGTATACAGCATGATGACAAGCCCGATTTGAAAAATTCGCTTGTGGATATTGTGACGAATGAGCTCTACAGAATAATCCCGTCTCAAAAAATCGCAAGTCTGATTGTCGAGAACCCAACGGGAGCTCGAAAAGAATTGGAGCATATTTTACATGAGATAACCGTCAAGCCACCGTGCAAAATTATCGATTCGGCACGACGCGGTGAAGTCGTCGGAAAAGTCATTTCGGCAATTCTCGGGTTCGGTCCAATCGATGATTTACTCGATGACCCTTCGGTTACAGAAATAATGGTCAACGGCGGAAAGAAAATATTCTTCGAACGCGATGGACGTCTTTACCAATCAAGTTTTTCTTTTAAGAACGATCAAGAGGTTCGTACGATTATCGACAGGATTATATCTCCTCTCGGGCGCAGAATCGATGAGCGCACACCTATGGTGAATGCGCGTCTGCCGCAGGGGCATCGTGTCCATGCGGTTATTCCGCCCTTATCTTTGGACGGCCCCATTTTGACGATTCGTAAATTTCGGGATGAGATTTTTGATTTCGAAGAGCTTACTCGTCTCGGTACGATGTCTCCTCAACTTTCCCAATTGCTTCTTTGGTTGGTGCAGGCAAGAAAGAATATCGCAGTGACGGGGGGCACCGGTTCCGGTAAAACCACGTTGCTCAATGCCTTGTCCAATGCAATCGACATTCATGAGCGAATTATCACCATAGAGGATTCCGCGGAGCTGAAGTTCGAACGCCATCCGCACGTGATCCGTCTGGAGAGCCGGCCGGCCAATCTCGAAGGGAAGGGCGCGGTTACTATCAGGGAATTGGTGATAAACAGTCTGAGGATGCGTCCGGACAGAATCGTCGTCGGTGAAGTTCGCGGTGCGGAGGCACTCGAGATGCTCCAAGCGATGAACACCGGACATGACGGTTCGCTGACGACTCTTCATGCGAATTCTGCTGATGAGGCGGCGGGAAGGCTCATCACCATGGTCGGGTATGGCGCTCAGTTGCCGCATACACAGATACTCGCGCAAATAGCTTCGGCATTCGATGTTATCGTCCATCAAAGCAGATTCGCGGATGGAGTGCGAAGAATCACTGAAATTGCTCTTGTGAAAGGAGTTTCGGAAGACGCATGTTTGCTCGAACGAATCTGCTCCTATGTTCAAGAAGGAAAAACTCTCGAAGGAAAAATCCAAGGACATTGGGACTTTTCTTGCAATGAGAAGCTTATGCAAGAGTTCATTGTCAAGGGAATTGCTTCGGATTCGGAGGTGGATCGATGGGTTTCACAGTTGTAG
- a CDS encoding type II secretion system F family protein, with amino-acid sequence MGFTVVACGILFVICITFAGFLCGRFLAAYLHNNEMKKSSLLRAGSTFSNGADQDAPTVGVRNISVLVSLLERLPEIFPGKRVVPATWEHYVDGVLSRANIDAEGGTLLKWSLVLISCVMLLSIILRHALFGLLILVTFYVISVLYLTRRSEKTAQLLRTQSIDFADDLSDSLSAGRSLSQAILASCENAKEPMGGIIKEMVALVNYGFSADEAFEKCARETSRPELHTLAAAIRIQYQSGGNIRNVLAEFSSQMRQNLLFEQNLKTQTAQGRLSVQVVGFVPPILVVAMNFLMPGYFAAFFANPVGKVLFYFAVGLDLIGLLAVRNIMKISIS; translated from the coding sequence ATGGGTTTCACAGTTGTAGCGTGCGGTATTTTGTTCGTCATTTGCATAACTTTCGCCGGGTTTCTTTGCGGTCGGTTTTTGGCAGCTTATTTGCACAATAACGAGATGAAAAAATCTTCGCTTTTACGCGCAGGGAGCACATTTTCCAACGGAGCCGATCAGGATGCTCCGACCGTAGGCGTGCGCAACATTTCTGTACTCGTTTCCCTTCTCGAGCGACTTCCCGAAATATTCCCCGGCAAAAGAGTGGTTCCGGCCACGTGGGAACACTATGTAGATGGCGTTCTCTCTCGTGCCAATATCGATGCTGAAGGTGGGACCTTGCTGAAGTGGTCGTTGGTGCTGATTTCTTGTGTCATGTTGTTATCGATTATTTTGCGTCATGCACTTTTTGGTCTTTTGATTTTGGTGACATTCTACGTGATTTCAGTGCTTTATTTAACGAGGCGTTCAGAAAAGACAGCGCAATTGTTGCGCACGCAATCTATAGATTTTGCCGATGACTTGTCTGATTCGCTGAGCGCAGGTCGTTCGCTTTCCCAAGCGATTCTTGCATCTTGTGAAAATGCCAAAGAGCCTATGGGCGGAATCATCAAAGAAATGGTGGCTTTAGTGAATTATGGGTTTTCTGCCGATGAGGCCTTTGAAAAATGCGCTCGAGAAACCTCCCGGCCCGAACTCCATACGCTGGCGGCTGCAATCAGAATTCAATATCAATCGGGAGGAAATATTCGAAACGTACTTGCTGAGTTTTCTTCTCAGATGAGGCAGAACCTTCTTTTCGAGCAAAATTTGAAGACGCAAACGGCTCAAGGACGACTTTCGGTCCAGGTGGTCGGATTCGTTCCACCCATTCTCGTCGTTGCTATGAATTTTCTCATGCCGGGGTATTTTGCCGCGTTCTTTGCAAACCCTGTGGGCAAGGTCTTATTTTATTTCGCGGTGGGGCTTGATCTCATCGGTTTATTGGCAGTCCGAAATATTATGAAAATTTCGATTTCCTAA
- a CDS encoding type II secretion system F family protein yields the protein MALERIHGGFHGEDRERACSHRKVMAALQAVLCFFENHPVIGAPVEVLARVREGLQTETLQKVKESRVLHSYMDPLSFRQYNTLVSASSAGFGVVIGVCGLVLGSFYSICFCVGGMFLFSQLVDRALLRLADKKRETYERDLAGMMNMIVLGVEAGATFDTAFGSYVDSFDAPLALASRKTYRSYISGVRSRSDALDELAKEIDSEIFFRFIATIKRALYLGSPLSLALDDQLSDIRAYRKEKVEEEIAKKPVKILLPLGVCILPAMLILLLGPILMEVMQGINMGA from the coding sequence ATGGCACTCGAACGAATCCATGGCGGCTTTCACGGAGAGGATCGCGAACGTGCTTGCTCCCATCGGAAGGTCATGGCGGCGCTCCAAGCCGTTTTGTGCTTTTTCGAAAATCATCCGGTTATAGGTGCTCCGGTAGAAGTTCTTGCTCGCGTGCGGGAGGGGCTGCAAACCGAGACTCTGCAAAAGGTAAAGGAATCGCGTGTCCTGCATTCGTATATGGACCCGCTCTCCTTTCGTCAGTACAACACGCTTGTTTCTGCGAGCTCGGCAGGCTTTGGTGTGGTCATCGGAGTATGCGGGCTTGTTTTGGGATCCTTTTACTCGATTTGTTTCTGTGTCGGCGGGATGTTTCTTTTCTCTCAATTGGTTGATCGAGCCCTACTTCGGCTTGCTGATAAAAAGCGAGAAACCTATGAACGAGATCTTGCCGGAATGATGAACATGATTGTTCTCGGAGTAGAAGCCGGAGCGACATTCGATACAGCCTTCGGTTCGTATGTCGATAGTTTCGATGCCCCGCTCGCGCTTGCTTCTCGCAAGACCTATCGCTCCTACATTTCCGGTGTGCGCTCGCGAAGCGATGCGCTTGACGAGCTCGCCAAGGAAATCGATTCGGAAATATTTTTCCGGTTTATCGCAACGATAAAAAGAGCGCTGTATCTCGGTAGTCCCCTATCGCTTGCTCTCGACGATCAGTTGAGCGATATACGTGCCTATAGAAAGGAAAAGGTTGAAGAGGAGATAGCGAAAAAGCCGGTGAAAATCCTCCTCCCACTCGGAGTATGCATTTTACCTGCAATGCTGATTTTGCTTTTGGGGCCGATTTTGATGGAGGTGATGCAAGGAATAAATATGGGTGCTTAG